One part of the Raphanus sativus cultivar WK10039 unplaced genomic scaffold, ASM80110v3 Scaffold0408, whole genome shotgun sequence genome encodes these proteins:
- the LOC130502059 gene encoding iron-sulfur assembly protein IscA, chloroplastic-like, translating into MASFAGITTSNPTFLQLRISTTSLRSVAPSNSVSFPRSSLYVNLNWRSRLYVRSSSAPVAPAVEGLKPAISLTDSALKHLNKMRSERGEDLCLRIGVKQGGCSGMSYTMDFENRANARPDDSTIEYQGFTIICDPKSMLFLFGMQLDYSDALIGGGFSFSNPNATQTCGCGKSFAAEM; encoded by the exons ATGGCGTCGTTCGCTGGAATCACGACTTCGAATCCAACGTTTCTTCAGCTAAGGATCTCTACCACGAGTTTACGTTCTGTTGCTCCGTCTAATTCGGTTTCATTTCCTCGTTCTTCGTTATATGTGAATCTCAATTGGAGAAGCCGTCTCTATGTTCGATCCAGTTCAGCTCCAG TGGCACCAGCAGTGGAGGGACTGAAGCCGGCGATATCTCTTACGGATAGTGCACTTAAGCATCTGAATAAGATGAGATCAGAACGCGGGGAAGATCTGTGTTTGAGGATCGGTGTCAAACAAGGAGGTTGCTCGGGGATGTCTTACACCATGGACTTTGAGAACAGAGCCAACGCAAGACCAGATGATTCCACCATCGAGTACCAAGGCTTCACTATAA TCTGTGATCCGAAGAGCATGCTCTTCCTTTTCGGAATGCAGCTTGATTACAGTGATGCTTTAATCGGTGGAGGCTTCTCTTTCTCGAACCCTAACGCTACACAAACATGCGGATGTGGAAAGTCTTTTGCTGCAGAGATGTGA
- the LOC108822081 gene encoding 4-substituted benzoates-glutamate ligase GH3.12-like produces the protein MSRIGCDLEELTSNAKQIQDDVLTKILKANANTEYLRRFLQGSTDKELFKKNVPVVSYEDVKPYIDRVANGEPSDIISGNHITAFFRSSGTSGGNQKIFPATSILSENIQILFTITSAIMYKCFDGFKQGKVIRFTFTHPISTTPCGLPLAPLITSFTKSACYKSLAKNSPSPDQVILCPDTKQSMYCQLLCGLVQRDEVVSVGAMFASVLVQVIHFLEIYWKELASNIRCGHVSEWITDLSCRDSVSTILVEPNPKLADLIENECGQKSWQGIVSRLWPKAKCIEAIVTGTMAQYIPALEFYSNNELPLVSKVYASSEAFFGVNLEPLSKPQHVSYTFLPNMSYFEFIDVNVDGGTTGEIVDLVNLKLGRYYEILVTNFSGLHRCRVGDVLQVTGFYNMAPQLRFVRRKDTVLSVYVESTTEEDLLKALARATVVLESSDLMYTGFTSYADVSTVPGHYVVYMELRAKVDYNSSTDVLLQLDNKVLVECCCAMEQSFNGAYRLFRSKDEHIGALELRVVQQGTFDSLMKFFLSRGASLAQYKTPMCINSVEALKTLEDKVLARFFSDKSPPV, from the exons atgaGTCGTATAGGCTGTGACCTAGAAGAGCTAACATCAAATGCGAAGCAAATACAAGACGATGTATTGACAAAGATACTCAAAGCTAACGCAAACACAGAGTACCTCAGACGTTTTCTCCAGGGGAGCACCGACAAAGAGCTGTTTAAGAAGAACGTACCGGTGGTGAGCTATGAAGATGTTAAGCCTTATATCGATCGTGTTGCAAATGGAGAACCCTCTGATATCATTTCTGGGAACCACATCACTGCGTTTTTCCGAAG CTCTGGAACTTCAGGTGGGAATCAAAAGATATTTCCAGCGACCAGCATCTTATCTGAGAATATTCAAATCCTCTTTACAATAACCTCGGCCATTATGTACAA gTGTTTCGATGGTTTTAAGCAAGGAAAGGTGATAAGGTTTACCTTCACTCATCCGATATCCACAACTCCTTGTGGTTTGCCTCTTGCTCCTTTGATAACAAGCTTCACAAAGAGTGCCTGCTACAAGAGCCTGGCAAAAAATAGTCCAAGCCCCGACCAGGTCATACTGTGTCCGGACACCAAACAGAGTATGTACTGTCAACTTCTCTGTGGTCTTGTTCAGAGAGATGAGGTTGTAAGCGTTGGTGCTATGTTCGCTTCTGTCTTGGTTCAAGTTATCCATTTTCTTGAAATTTACTGGAAAGAGTTGGCCAGTAACATCAGATGTGGCCATGTCAGCGAGTGGATCACCGACCTTAGTTGTCGAGACTCCGTCTCTACAATCCTTGTTGAGCCAAATCCTAAACTGGCAGATCTAATCGAAAACGAATGCGGACAAAAATCTTGGCAAGGTATAGTTTCACGACTTTGGCCTAAAGCCAAATGCATTGAAGCTATTGTTACAGGAACTATGGCTCAATATATCCCAGCATTGGAGTTCTACTCTAATAATGAACTGCCTCTAGTCTCTAAAGTTTATGCATCTTCTGAAGCATTTTTCGGTGTAAATTTGGAACCTCTAAGCAAACCACAACATGTGTCCTACACATTTCTACCAAACATGTCATACTTCGAGTTCATAGATGTTAATGTCGATGGAGGAACCACGGGCGAGATTGTTGATCTTGTGAATCTGAAGTTAGGTCGCTACTATGAGATATTGGTCACAAACTTTTCCG GTTTACACAGATGTAGAGTGGGGGATGTTTTACAGGTCACTGGGTTTTACAATATGGCACCTCAGCTCAGATTCGTACGTAGAAAAGATACGGTTCTAAGCGTCTATGTAGAGTCAACGACCGAAGAAGATCTATTAAAGGCGTTGGCTCGTGCCACTGTCGTTCTTGAATCTTCGGATTTAATGTACACGGGTTTCACATCCTATGCAGATGTGTCCACTGTACCGGGTCACTACGTTGTTTATATGGAACTCAGAGCAAAAGTCGActataatagcagcactgatgTTCTTTTACAACTTGATAACAAGGTATTGGTGGAATGTTGCTGCGCCATGGAGCAATCATTTAATGGTGCTTATAGGCTCTTCAGAAGCAAAGATGAACATATTGGAGCACTAGAGCTTAGAGTGGTGCAACAAGGAACGTTTGATTCTCTAATGAAGTTTTTTCTCTCCCGAGGTGCTTCCTTAGCTCAGTACAAGACACCTATGTGCATAAACTCTGTTGAGGCTCTAAAGACACTCGAAGACAAGGTTCTTGCTCGCTTCTTCAGCGACAAATCTCCTCCTGTCTGA
- the LOC108809970 gene encoding protein PLASTID REDOX INSENSITIVE 2, chloroplastic: MDAALFSTRLQFHSSIRCALPTIFNLSSQAGSSCAIKPTQFLHRRLTAKSTNFSLSSLPRRGFLCRAAEYKFPDPIPEFAEAETKKFKDHMTKKLSKRDLFEDSVDEIVGVCTEIFETFLRSEYGGPGTLLVIPFIDMADTLNERELPGGPQAARAAIKWAQDHVDKDWKEWTGTD, from the exons ATGGACGCGGCTCTCTTCTCTACTCGGCTTCAATTCCATTCATCAATCCGTTGTGCTCTTCCAACAATCTTCAATCTTTCTTCACAAGCCGGGAGTTCGTGCGCAATCAAACCGACCCAGTTTCTTCACCGGCGTTTGACAGCCAAATCCACAAacttttctctttcttctttgccACGGAGAGGGTTCTTATGCAGAGCTGCGGAGTACAAGTTCCCGGATCCAATTCCCGAATTCGCCGAAGCT GAGACTAAGAAATTCAAGGACCATATGACAAAGAAACTATCAAAGAGGGATCTTTTTGAAGACTCTGTTGATGAGATTGTGGGAGTTTGCACTGAG ATCTTCGAGACGTTCTTGCGCAGCGAGTATGGAGGACCTGGAACACTTTTGGTCATACCTTTCATCGACATGGCTGATACACTCAATGAAAGGGAACTGCCTGGAGGTCCACAAGCCGCACGTGCAGCTATCAAATGGGCTCAGGATCATGTAGACAAGGATTGGAAGGAATGGACTGGCACTGATTAG
- the LOC130502061 gene encoding U-box domain-containing protein 18-like, which yields MIHTKTGSYRRILTFPAVQPCKSISVTTLLDSLIQLAGDILAFKEKHFSTNKRSFQKTIRQIQNLAIFLEEIRIRIKTPRRYFPHPAAVSSLSEIHVIFQKLKFLLEDSTRDGARIHMLMSSDQVSDHLRVLTLSISTSLSTFPVSSFDLPSEVNELIDLVVQQARKHVVRHDSDDKKVIASVDGVLALFESRVIPDPDEINRILDDVGIRTWGDCVKEINFLGEEIEAERLENNNKKKNNSNARVELLSGLIGFICYCRCVILRRIESDHHHHHHHHHRDDHVHDEELIRGLKAEDLLCPISLEIMTDPVVIETGHTYDRSSITKWFGSGNITCPKTGKILTSTELVDNVSVSHVIQKHCRANGVVLAINGRKRKSHGDVAPDSLAARGAGRLIARFLASELTNGGDEEAVYRALREIRVLTKTGSFNRSCLVEAGCVSPLLNLLTSEDSRVQESAMAGLLNLSKHVAGKSEIAGGEGVGLIVEILNGRAKTETRLYAASALFYLSSVEDYSLLIGENADAIPGLMKIVKGRDDEYGDSAKRTALLAVMGLLMQSENHWRVLAAGAVPALIDLLRDEETGGELAGDCLATLAKLAEYPDGTIGVIRRGGLKLAVKILSSSDVSTAVRQHCVALVLNLCLNAGSDVVGVLVKNSVVMGSLYTVISNGEYGGSKKASALIRMIHEYQERRTGSVEPSLQRGRFIHAW from the coding sequence ATGATCCACACGAAGACCGGGTCATATCGCCGGATCCTGACATTTCCGGCGGTCCAACCATGCAAATCAATCTCCGTAACCACGCTTCTCGACTCACTGATTCAGCTCGCCGGCGACATCCTCGCGTTCAAGGAAAAACACTTCTCCACCAATAAACGAAGCTTCCAAAAAACCATCAGGCAGATCCAAAACCTAGCTATCTTCTTGGAAGAGATCCGGATCCGAATCAAGACTCCAAGACGCTACTTTCCCCACCCTGCCGCCGTCTCGAGCCTCTCGGAAATCCACGTCATCTTCCAGAAGCTCAAGTTCCTTCTAGAAGACTCCACAAGAGACGGAGCTAGAATACATATGCTCATGAGCTCAGATCAAGTCTCGGATCACCTTCGGGTCCTGACTCTATCCATCTCCACTAGCCTCAGCACGTTTCCCGTCTCCTCCTTTGACTTACCGAGCGAAGTCAACGAGCTGATTGACCTAGTGGTGCAACAAGCCCGTAAACACGTAGTCCGACACGACTCGGACGATAAAAAGGTCATAGCTTCCGTTGATGGAGTCCTTGCTCTGTTCGAGAGCAGAGTCATCCCCGATCCGGATGAGATAAACCGGATCTTAGATGACGTTGGGATCCGAACATGGGGAGATTGCGTCAAAGAAATCAACTTCCTCGGAGAAGAGATAGAGGCGGAGCGGTTAGAgaataataataagaagaagaataatAGTAACGCTAGAGTCGAGCTTCTCAGCGGCTTGATAGGGTTCATATGCTACTGCAGATGCGTGATACTTCGACGTATCGAGagtgatcatcatcatcatcatcatcatcatcatcgtgaTGACCATGTTCATGATGAAGAGTTGATACGCGGATTAAAAGCTGAGGATCTTCTCTGCCCGATTTCTCTAGAGATTATGACCGATCCTGTGGTCATAGAGACAGGGCACACGTATGATCGGAGCTCCATCACAAAATGGTTCGGATCCGGGAACATCACGTGCCCCAAAACCGGAAAGATTCTGACCAGTACCGAGTTGGTCGACAACGTCTCCGTGAGTCACGTGATCCAAAAGCACTGCCGAGCAAACGGCGTCGTTTTGGCGATCAACGGTCGGAAAAGAAAGAGTCACGGTGACGTGGCGCCGGATAGTCTGGCCGCGAGAGGAGCAGGAAGACTCATCGCGAGGTTCCTCGCTTCGGAGCTGACAAACGGCGGCGACGAAGAGGCGGTTTACAGAGCTCTCAGAGAGATTCGCGTTCTGACCAAGACGGGTAGTTTTAATAGATCTTGTCTGGTCGAAGCTGGCTGCGTGAGTCCGCTTTTAAATCTTTTAACGTCAGAAGACTCGAGGGTTCAAGAGAGCGCGATGGCTGGACTTCTGAATCTCTCGAAACACGTCGCCGGAAAATCCGAGATCGCAGGAGGAGAAGGGGTAGGGCTCATCGTGGAGATTCTCAACGGACGAGCTAAAACAGAGACGAGGTTATACGCTGCGTCTGCTCTGTTCTATCTCTCTTCCGTCGAAGACTACAGCTTACTCATCGGTGAAAACGCAGACGCGATTCCCGGACTGATGAAGATTGTCAAAGGCCGCGACGACGAGTACGGCGACTCGGCGAAACGCACCGCGTTGCTCGCGGTGATGGGTCTGCTGATGCAATCCGAGAACCACTGGCGCGTCCTCGCTGCGGGAGCCGTCCCGGCTCTTATCGATCTCCTGAGAGACGAGGAGACCGGAGGAGAGCTCGCGGGGGATTGCTTGGCGACGCTGGCGAAGCTGGCGGAGTATCCCGACGGGACGATCGGGGTGATCCGTCGCGGCGGTTTGAAACTCGCGGTGAAGATCCTGTCCTCGTCGGATGTTTCGACGGCGGTGAGACAGCACTGCGTCGCTCTGGTTCTGAACCTGTGTCTTAACGCGGGGAGCGACGTCGTCGGGGTTCTTGTGAAGAACTCGGTGGTCATGGGATCGCTTTACACGGTGATAAGTAACGGCGAGTATGGAGGGAGCAAGAAGGCTAGCGCGCTTATCAGAATGATTCATGAGTACCAGGAGAGGAGAACCGGTTCGGTTGAACCGAGTCTTCAAAGAGGACGGTTCATCCACGcatggtga
- the LOC108821088 gene encoding LOW QUALITY PROTEIN: ubiquitin-like-specific protease 1C (The sequence of the model RefSeq protein was modified relative to this genomic sequence to represent the inferred CDS: deleted 2 bases in 1 codon) has translation MRRREEEMKRQKVIELDRVETPPTKGFNIDWDNVLVDEEVVPDLEIVGDKTPPREPAFSSGGGDDSAVCVKTLKDSELDDHLKRQRSLLSSFGDRLPDNGERIRSRIGNLEYEKQRRFFRRAKSDTDECQILVQPKSSDVFKQANTATGSKEVSRSPFSAHFSINLKVEARPVKLFNEESQDLGRESWKRKDSGVETTTKQSNGWRSLPRLSGKSLIGETNFYSGFKDPKGNRKHEEAFGNRKRKPKESSPYLLVDDDDDDDDDEDGVVGYDTPRELSCKASLSQRSSRRKTLDDDKVINLDEEEPESPVVVVEEALELPEGLPGDICYPSRDDPDLVQVSIDDLKCLSPRECLTSPVINFYIRFLQHQVFAANQTAADCHFFNTFFYKKLIEAVSYKGNDKEASFVRLRRWWKGFDLFRKSYIFIPIHEDRHWSLVIICIPDKEDESGLTILHLDSLGFHPTRSILNNVKRFLIEEWSYLNQDASLPDLPISEKIWRDLPDRINEAEVKVPQQKNDFDCGLFVLFFIQRFIEDAPQRLKLQDLGMIHKEWFKPSEASALRIKIWNKLIELFGESVIK, from the exons atgagaagaagagaagaagagatgaagaggCAAAAAGTAATCGAGTTAGATCGCGTGGAGACGCCCCCGACGAAGGGCTTCAACATAGACTGGGACAATGTTCTGGTCGACGAGGAAGTCGTCCCCGACTTGGAGATCGTCGGCGACAAAACTCCGCCGCGCGAGCCTGCTTTCTCCTCCGGCGGCGGCGATGATTCCGCCGTCTGCGTGAAAACCCTCAAGGATAGCGAGCTCGACGATCATCTCAAGCGCCAGAGATCGCTCCTCTCTTCTTTCGGTGACAGGTTGCCGGACAACGGCGAGAGAATCCGGTCCAGGATCGGAAACCTCGAGTACGAGAAGCAGCGAAGGTTCTTTCGCCGCGCCAAATCG GATACTGACGAATGTCAGATTCTCGTTCAGCCAAAAAGCtcag ATGTGTTTAAGCAAGCGAATACAGCGACAGGATCGAAAGAAGTCTCTCGGTCACCGTTTTCTGCTCATTTTAGTATCAATCTCAAA GTGGAGGCACGACCAGTGAAACTATTTAACGAAGAGAGTCAAGATTTGGGACGTGAAAGCTGGAAACGAAAGGATAGTGGTGTAGAGACGACAACAAAGCAAAGCAATGGGTGGCGGTCGTTGCCAAGACTAAGCGGCAAGTCTCTGATCGGTGAAACAAACTTTTATTCTGGATTTAAGGACCCAAAAGGGAATCGCAAACACGAAGAAGCTTTTggaaatagaaaaagaaagccAAAGGAATCTTCT CCTTATTTGCTcgtcgatgatgatgatgatgatgatgatgatgaagacggCGTCGTTGGCTATGATACTCCTAG GGAGTTGAGTTGTAAAGCATCTCTATCGCAGAGGTCAAGCCGCAGGAAG ACATTAGATGATGATAAAGTAATAAATTTGGATGAAGAGGAACCTGAGTCTCCAGTGGTGGTAGTAGAGGAAGCACTTGAACTTCCTGAAGG GTTACCAGGAGATATTTGCTATCCATCAAG GGATGACCCAGACCTTGTTCAAGTGTCTATTGATGATCTTAAATGCCTTTCACCTCGTGAATGTCTTACATCTCCAGTTATTAATTTCTACATCAG GTTCCTGCAGCACCAGGTGTTTGCAGCGAATCAAACAGCTGCTGATTGCCATTTCTTTAACACATTTTTTTACAAGAAGCTCATAGAAGCTGTCTCATACAAG GGTAACGACAAGGAAGCATCTTTTGTTAGGTTGAGACGGTGGTGGAAAGGTTTTGATCTATTCcgtaaatcatatatatttataccaaTTCACGAGGA TCGACACTGGAGTTTAGTAATCATTTGCATCCCAGACAAGGAGGACGAATCTGGTTTGACTATACTTCACTTGGATTCATTGGGATTTCACCCAACaagatcaattttaaataacgtCAAAAG GTTTCTGATAGAGGAATGGAGTTACCTGAATCAAGATGCTTCTCTACCGGATTTACCAATCTCAGAGAAGATATGGAGAGACCTTCCAGATAGAATCAACGAAGCTGAAGTGAAG GTTCCGCAGCAAAAGAATGATTTCGACTGTGGTCTGTTTGTGCTCTTTTTCATACAACGGTTCATCGAAGATGCTCCTCAGAGGTTGAAACTGCAGGATTTGGGGATG ATTCATAAGGAGTGGTTTAAACCAAGTGAAGCCTCCGCTTTGAGGATTAAAATATGGAACAAACTTATTGAGCTATTCGGTGAGAGTGTAATCAAATAG